A region from the Drosophila mauritiana strain mau12 chromosome 2L, ASM438214v1, whole genome shotgun sequence genome encodes:
- the LOC117140923 gene encoding kinesin-like protein KIN-7O isoform X1, with protein MSAKNASSIQVCIKVRPCEPGLTSLWQVKEGRSIHLADSHAEPYVFDYVFDEGASNQDVFDRMARHIVHACMQGFNGTIFAYGQTSSGKTYTMMGDEQNPGVMVLAAKEIFQQISSETERDFLLRVGYIEIYNEKIYDLLNKKNQDLKIHESGNGIVNVNCEECIITSEADLLRLLCLGNKERTVGETNMNERSSRSHAIFKIIIESRKSDHSDDDAVIQSVLNLVDLAGSERADQTGARGARLKEGGHINKSLLFLSNVIKSLSENADNKFTSYRDSKLTRILQASLGGNAFTSIICTIKPSIMEESQSTLSFATRAKKIRIKPQVNEMVSDATMMKRLEREIKVLKDKLAEEERKNENQQKVEHLERRIKNDMHKIICGHSLSDKGQQKRRRTWCPTASGSHLELAETGTTEDRIGQFPKASHLPKPVFFPTSNAGKRWDNIPKTINILGSLDIATDSNSISEEFLPAECIDFGSPRPNVLKPMLTIRQLPDLPLTPKGPLTTDKIKKEIQDLQMFTSLEKHFEVECEEVQVLKEKLAEVTAQRHHLEQESLAEKERYDDLQKEITSLRAANEAANSKISELEEKLSTLKQTMSRMEVENQEAVGLEFEFEAHKKSSKLRVDDLLSALSEKESTIENLQKSLDILSRDVLRNSKEDHMLSIAQEQEDIAGDSICNKCAELEKLIADLESKKSSCECDQLRLEIVTVRDKLDSIESAFNLASSEIIQKTSDCERLSKELSASQNDFGQQRYDALDQQWQAQQAGIKTLHDEHDMVQKKYQKLQEEYEQLERGARSASSAEFERLQNENTKFQADITSLNKRVEEAQNMLKEVQNSESTMEKLRIENQELTAKITELETNFEEMQREYDCLSNQLLESVQENDALREEIKRRPTSLDVVSMMSSGISSDFDEQKQEVTLDRNLLHQFVKLSESIQQIELQHHSGISRLFRAHQTKLDQSEPGLKLCLESAEYIEEDNRQSDATEPICLKGFLKRHRFQIKRLSQEHVGVGEEKRLLDIISQLEQEIEEKSALMEATEATINEMREQMTNLESALLEKSVIINKVEDYQRQIESLEKQNAEMTMVYEELQDRVTRESSMSESPLRVPPDEDTLPGCPTTPSRREQEVATLKTSITELQSQVCDLKAELETQLRQIQLKDGNIARLQTDFEEMSERCLSMEVRLAELDEDTKQKQELLDRQAQKLSDDLCLIDQLQKKNAQLVEQYHKATESLNLAEAKPDQVLLSSQYDSQIEKLNQLLMAAKEELHDVRRIKDDEISALRMEFLREIDTSQKENQAKFYAELQETKDRYESNVAELKNKLSEVEEILSSVTVRCQAELEALRSAHKENISQAVEERNNLIGQHQAEMETIRETFKDKLAEASSQQSKMEEDFRAEISDVRATLMEQLNQTKEERDKAAAKLEEVEKTLEQMISRGRVMSDTITELEKTKAEQDLAVNKLTMDKIELEKQCSKAQEQLQMESLTRDQNSLGIESHIKKLDLIVASSKNRIIELEEKCGQQVLDLDKCRLEKLSLESEIQKANAEHSCTMDKLQELQAKMKVLSKRNEMEKCDFETKLETFTSKITDLEEVLKKAQHKVLLYDDLVSQHERLKISLAEANELSSNLQKKVTSLHTELIDYQKGISSRDVEINELREELKVAMDAKATASTEQMTLVAQLKDVEERMANQAEKFTREAANLKGSINELILKLNSLQETKDMLESGNEELKEQLRNSQNLRNMLDEESKVCISLKEQLVKLEEEKTSLEQQLRDNTSEIYQRYTELTKELELGRNRIAELTKKCEGLCSDLENTDLIRLDLQETKEQLEKTVEKNLGWQQKFDEVTRECEKLRFDLQSKEERNESKVQELINECEQLRSTLKSKEASFRSENESMDRTISSLLDDKRNLEEKLCSVNDTVAKLETEIATLQAQKVNPNNASFESIASNESPGAPAPRKSLDRNAGPRKSIPFECEIRKNRRISVHDERRQSYWNDVREFGIMTDPVDNNCNCAELNCKLKECQRELFIRESQVTALKMELNHHPLKDENAQLTKRVIEEQDKAKVEQKRLKMKIHDLNAKINDLTTASSKEPGFNQMAHAAKPATVAAQTQTESDLEAILEKTNIKYQDAVRLLRSRYNLIKDLEEKLRQNENSDTSNITSLSAGQTSALKAQCESLKREISTIKNKYESAKRILAIRKDDLDALREKLAKYETATLDK; from the exons ATGTCTGCGAAGAACGCCAGCTCCATCCAGGTCTGCATCAAGGTGCGTCCCTGCGAGCCCGGGCTCACTTCGCTCTGGCAAGTGAAGGAAGGCCGCTCCATCCATTTGGCGGACAGCCATGCGGAGCCCTATGTCTTCG ACTATGTGTTCGACGAGGGCGCCAGCAACCAGGACGTGTTCGACCGGATGGCCAGGCACATAGTGCACGCCTGCATGCAGGGCTTCAACGGAACTATTTTTGCCTACGGCCAGACGTCGTCGG GCAAGACGTACACCATGATGGGCGATGAACAGAATCCGGGCGTCATGGTGCTGGCCGCCAAGGAGATCTTCCAACAGATCTCCAGTGAGACGGAGCGGGACTTTCTGCTGCGCGTGGGCTACATCGAGATCTACAACGAGAAGATCTACGATCTGCTGAACAAGAAGAATCAGGACCTCAAGATCCACGAGTCCGGCAACGGGATTGTGAATGTGAACTGCGAGGAGTGCATCATAACCAGCGAGGCTGACCTCCTGCGCCTGCTATGCTTGGGCAATAAAGAGCGCACCGTAGGCGAGACCAACATGAACGAGCGGTCCAGCCGTTCGCACGCCATCTTCAAGATA ATCATCGAGTCCCGAAAGTCTGACCACAGCGATGACGACGCAGTCATTCAAAGCGTGCTGAACCTGGTGGATCTGGCTGGGTCGGAGCGTGCGGACCAAACTGGTGCTCGAGGAGCGCGCCTCAAAGAGGGCGGTCATATAAACAAGAGCCTACTTTTTCTCAGCAACGTTATCAAGAGTCTGTCGGAAAACGCCGACAATAAATTTACCAGCTACCGCGATTCCAAGCTGACGCGCATTCTGCAGGCTTCTTTGGGCGGCAATGCATTCACATCCATCATTTGCACCATCAAACCATCGATCATGGAGGAATCGCAGTCTACCCTTAGTTTCGCCACGCGAGCCAAGAAGATCCGCATTAAGCCGCAGGTCAACGAGATGGTATCTGACGCCACAATGATGAAGCGGCTGGAGCGAGAAATAAAGGTGCTTAAGGATAAGCTGGCCGAAGAAGAGCGCAAAAACGAGAACCAGCAAAAGGTAGAGCATCTGGAGAGACGAATAAAAAACGACATGCACAAGATAATCTGTGGTCACTCCCTGAGCGACAAGGGTCAGCAGAAGCGACGCCGTACTTGGTGTCCCACTGCATCGGGATCGCATTTGGAGCTAGCAGAGACCGGCACAACTGAAGATCGAATTGGCCAATTTCCAAAGGCCTCCCACCTTCCAAAACCAGTGTTTTTTCCCACTTCAAATGCCGGCAAACGATGGGACAACATTCCAAAGACTATAAACATTTTGGGTTCCCTGGATATCGCTACCGATAGCAACTCCATTAGTGAGGAATTTCTCCCGGCAGAGTGCATTGACTTTGGCTCCCCTCGCCCAAATGTCCTCAAACCCATGTTGACCATCAGGCAACTGCCAGACCTGCCCCTCACTCCCAAGGGCCCCTTAAC AACGGATAAAATCAAAAAGGAGATCCAGGACTTGCAAATGTTCACCAGCTTAGAGAAGCATTTTGAGGTGGAGTGCGAAGAGGTGCAGGTTTTAAAAGAAAAGCTGGCCGAGGTTACAGCACAGCGGCATCATTTAGAGCAAGAGTCATTAGCCGAAAAGGAGCG TTATGATGATCTTCAAAAGGAGATAACCAGCCTAAGAGCGGCCAATGAGGCTGCGAATTCAAAGATCAGCGAATTGGAAGAGAAACTGAGTACTCTGAAGCAGACTATGAGCAGAATGGAAGTGGAAAATCAGGAGGCCGTGGGCCTCGAGTTTGAGTTTGAGGCTCACAAGAAATCATCGAAACTTCGCGTGGATGACTTACTCTCTGCCCTTTCAGAAAAGGAGTCGACTATAGAGAATCTTCAAAAGTCCCTTGACATTTTATCCCGCGATGTCTTACGGAACAGCAAGGAGGACCACATGCTTTCCATTGCCCAAGAGCAGGAAGACATCGCCGGCGACAGTATATGCAACAAGTGTGCCGAACTAGAGAAGCTGATTGCAGATTTAGAGTCCAAGAAAAGTTCATGCGAGTGTGATCAGCTCCGGTTGGAGATCGTCACTGTTCGCGACAAGTTAGATAGCATTGAATCGGCCTTTAACCTGGCAAGCTCGGAGATTATCCAAAAGACGTCTGATTGCGAGCGACTTTCGAAAGAGCTATCCGCATCCCAGAACGACTTTGGACAACAAAGGTACGACGCTCTTGACCAACAGTGGCAGGCTCAACAAGCGGGCATCAAAACCCTACATGACGAGCACGACATGGTTCAGAAGAAATACCAGAAGCTGCAGGAGGAGTACGAGCAGTTGGAACGCGGGGCAAGAAGTGCCTCCAGCGCTGAGTTTGAACGGCTTCAAAATGAAAACACGAAGTTTCAAGCCGATATCACATCCCTCAATAAACGAGTGGAGGAGGCCCAAAACATGCTTAAGGAAGTCCAAAACTCTGAATCTACTATGGAAAAGCTTCGAATAGAAAATCAAGAACTAACAGCGAAAATCACAGAGCTGGAGACCAACTTTGAAGAGATGCAGCGGGAATACGACTGCCTTTCCAATCAACTGTTGGAGAGCGTCCAGGAGAACGATGCCCTGCGAGAGGAGATAAAGCGTCGACCCACGAGCCTTGACGTTGTGTCTATGATGAGTTCCGGTATAAGCTCCGATTTTGACGAACAGAAGCAGGAGGTCACCCTGGACAGGAACCTTCTACACCAGTTTGTTAAGCTATCTGAGTCCATCCAACAGATAGAGCTGCAGCATCATTCCGGCATCAGTCGCCTCTTTAGAGCCCACCAAACGAAACTGGATCAGAGCGAGCCAGGACTTAAGCTTTGCCTTGAGTCTGCTGAGTACATAGAGGAAGACAATCGTCAATCAGATGCAACTGAACCTATTTGTCTCAAAGGTTTTCTCAAGCGACACAGATTTCAGATAAAGCGACTTAGCCAGGAACATGTAGGGGTGGGAGAGGAGAAGCGACTGCTTGATATTATTTCGCAGCTGGAACAGGAAATCGAAGAGAAGAGTGCGCTTATGGAGGCAACAGAGGCAACCATCAACGAAATGCGAGAGCAGATGACTAACCTAGAGTCGGCACTCCTCGAAAAGAGCGTTATAATAAACAAGGTTGAGGACTACCAGCGGCAGATCGAGTCCctggaaaaacaaaatgcgGAGATGACAATGGTGTACGAGGAGCTGCAAGATAGAGTAACAAGGGAGAGCTCAATGAGCGAGAGTCCGCTCCGAGTTCCACCTGACGAGGATACCCTTCCAGGATGCCCTACAACTCCCAGTAGACGAGAACAGGAGGTCGCCACGCTAAAGACATCCATAACAGAATTGCAGTCACAGGTCTGTGATCTAAAGGCTGAACTTGAAACCCAATTAAGGCAGATCCAGTTGAAAGACGGGAACATAGCAAGACTGCAAACGGATTTTGAGGAAATGAGTGAGCGCTGCTTATCGATGGAGGTGAGGCTAGCCGAGTTGGATGAGGATACTAAGCAAAAACAAGAACTGTTGGATCGTCAGGCGCAGAAGCTCTCCGATGACCTATGCCTTATCGATCAGCTTCAAAAGAAAAACGCGCAGCTCGTTGAACAGTATCATAAAGCGACAGAATCTCTCAATCTCGCGGAGGCCAAGCCGGATCAAGTGCTACTTTCCTCCCAATATGATAGTCAGATCGAGAAACTTAACCAATTGCTAATGGCAGCCAAAGAAGAACTACACGATGTGCGGAGAATAAAAGACGATGAGATAAGTGCTTTGCGAATGGAGTTCCTGCGCGAGATTGATACGAGTCAGAAAGAGAACCAAGCCAAGTTCTACGCTGAGTTGCAGGAGACTAAGGATCGATATGAGAGCAATGTGGCCGAGTTAAAAAATAAGCTATCGGAGGTAGAGGAGATTCTCTCCAGCGTTACGGTTCGTTGTCAGGCGGAGTTGGAAGCGCTTAGATCTGCtcataaagaaaatatttctcaggCTGTGGAGGAAAGAAATAATTTGATTGGCCAGCACCAGGCTGAAATGGAGACGATCAGGGAAACCTTTAAAGATAAGCTAGCTGAGGCTAGCTCCCAACAATCCAAAATGGAAGAGGACTTTAGAGCGGAAATAAGCGATGTGAGAGCCACCCTAATGGAGCAATTGAATCAAACGAAAGAGGAGCGCGATAAGGCAGCCGCGAAGCTTGAGGAGGTCGAAAAGACACTGGAGCAGATGATAAGTAGGGGACGAGTCATGTCAGACACCATTACTGAGCTGGAGAAAACAAAAGCTGAGCAGGACTTGGCAGTCAATAAATTAACAATGGACAAAATTGAATTGGAGAAGCAGTGCAGCAAGGCGCAGGAGCAGTTGCAAATGGAATCGCTTACTCGAGATCAAAACAGTTTAGGAATAGAATCACATATTAAAAAGCTGGATTTGATTGTGGCCTCTTCAAAGAATAGGATCATTGAGCTCGAGGAAAAGTGCGGCCAGCAGGTTCTGGATTTGGATAAATGTAGGCTGGAGAAGTTGTCCCTGGAATCAGAGATTCAAAAAGCTAATGCAGAGCATTCGTGCACCATGGATAAACTTCAGGAACTCCAAGCTAAAATGAAAGTCCTAAGCAAGCGGAATGAGATGGAAAAGTGTGATTTCGAAACTAAGCTCGAGACATTTACTTCCAAGATAACCGATCTCGAAGAAGTCTTGAAGAAGGCACAACATAAAGTTCTTCTTTATGACGATTTGGTATCGCAGCACGAACGCCTAAAAATCTCTCTTGCCGAGGCAAATGAACTGTCATCAAACTTGCAAAAGAAAGTGACGAGCCTGCACACGGAATTGATTGATTACCAAAAGGGAATATCGAGTCGAGATGTGGAAATCAATGAGCTACGCGAAGAACTGAAGGTCGCTATGGATGCAAAGGCAACTGCGAGCACGGAACAAATGACTCTGGTAGCGCAGCTCAAAGATGTCGAGGAGCGGATGGCAAACCAGGCAGAAAAGTTCACACGTGAGGCGGCTAATCTAAAAGGATCCATAAACGAGCTCATCTTGAAGCTCAATTCCCTGCAAGAAACTAAAGATATGCTAGAGTCCGGAAATGAAGAACTCAAAGAACAGCTAAGAAATTCCCAAAACCTGCGGAACATGCTGGATGAGGAGAGTAAGGTGTGTATCTCCCTAAAAGAACAATTAGTCAAATTGGAAGAAGAAAAAACTAGCCTTGAACAGCAGCTGCGAGACAATACATCAGAAATATATCAAAGATACACGGAGCTTACCAAGGAGTTGGAGCTGGGCCGCAACAGAATTGCAGAACTTACAAAGAAGTGTGAGGGGCTGTGCTCTGATCTG GAAAACACAGACCTGATACGACTCGATCTGCAAGAAACTAAAGAGCAACTGGAGAAAACGGTGGAAAAAAACCTTGGATGGCAACAGAAGTTTGACGAAGTGACAAGGGAGTGCGAAAAGCTACGATTCGATTTG CAATCCAAAGAGGAGCGAAATGAAAGTAAGGTTCAGGAATTGATAAACGAGTGCGAGCAGCTTCGGTCAACTCTG AAATCCAAGGAAGCCAGTTTTCGGTCTGAGAATGAAAGCATGGACAGAACGATCTCAAGTCTTTTAGATGACAAACGCAACCTCGAGGAAAAGTTGTGCTCTGTGAACGATACTGTGGCTAAGCTCGAGACGGAAATAGCCACGTTGCAAGCACAAAAAGTTAACCCAAATAACGCTTCCTTTGAGTCAATTGCCTCAAACGAATCGCCAGGTGCTCCTGCGCCGCGAAAAAGTCTAGATCGGAATGCTGGGCCGAGG AAATCGATTCCCTTTGAATGCGAGATACGGAAGAATCGACGAATCAGCGTCCATGATGAGCGACGGCAGTCTTACTGGAACGACGTTCGGGAATTTGGCATCATGACAGATCCCGTTG acaacaactgcaactgtGCGGAGCTGAATTGCAAGCTTAAGGAGTGCCAGCGGGAGCTCTTCATTCGCGAGAGTCAAGTGACGGCACTAAAGATGGAGCTGAACCATCATCCGCTGAAGGATGAGAATGCTCAACTAACGAAGCGAGTTATTGAGGAGCAAGACAAGGCAAAGGTTGAGCAGAAACGGCTTAAAATGAAGATTCACGATCTTAATGCAAAGATTAATGACCTCACCACGGCATCCTCCAAGGAACCAGGATTTAATCAAATGGCACATGCAGCTAAACCTGCTACCGTAGCCGCTCAAACTCAGACGGAATCCGATCTTGAGGCAATCCTTGAGAAAACGAACATAAAGTATCAGGATGCGGTTCGCTTGTTGCGCTCCCGTTACAATCTCATCAAGGATCTGGAAGAGAAACTTAGGCAAAACGAAAACAGTGACACCTCGAATATTACCTCACTCTCAGCCGGACAAACCAGTGCATTGAAG GCACAGTGTGAGTCCTTAAAGAGGGAAATTTCCACAATCAAAAATAAGTATGAATCCGCCAAACGAATTTTGGCGATTCGAAAAGATGATTTGGATGCTCTGCGGGAAAAACTCGCGAAATATGAAACAGCTACATTAGATAAATAA